Proteins encoded within one genomic window of Mesorhizobium sp. AR10:
- a CDS encoding host attachment family protein, with protein MDIPKGATVAVADGERLNLFRNSGDEANPKLTASAVEDVTNDNKGSGARHQSSSANPDNSQIEEDSFAAGTADLLNRQVLGGQIDNLIIVAAPRTLGELRKHYHQKLSAVLVGEIAKDLTGHSAQEIEKAVAAA; from the coding sequence ATGGACATTCCTAAAGGCGCTACCGTTGCAGTAGCTGACGGCGAGAGGCTCAACTTGTTTCGCAACTCAGGAGACGAAGCCAATCCAAAACTGACGGCCTCGGCAGTTGAAGATGTGACAAACGACAACAAGGGCTCTGGCGCCCGTCATCAGAGCAGCTCCGCCAATCCAGACAACAGTCAAATCGAGGAAGACAGTTTCGCAGCCGGAACTGCCGACCTGCTCAACCGACAAGTTCTCGGCGGACAAATCGACAATCTGATAATCGTCGCCGCTCCTCGAACGCTTGGGGAACTGCGTAAGCATTATCATCAGAAACTATCGGCCGTGCTTGTTGGCGAAATCGCCAAGGATCTCACGGGTCATTCGGCCCAGGAGATAGAGAAGGCAGTTGCCGCCGCCTAG